A genomic segment from Pseudomonadales bacterium encodes:
- a CDS encoding trypsin-like peptidase domain-containing protein has translation MRRLIILLSGLMLSCAAVAADVRHSVVQIFNQGRNVDFQYPWQNGNIDSGSGTGVIIAGNRILTNAHVVDSSLQLQVRKVGSDKKYAAEVAFISDERDLALVTVKDAEFFHGTEALPLGALPLLGDEVTTYGFPVGGTQLAITRGVVSRIDYAIYAHSGYPNLVCQIDAAINPGASGGPAIVNGHLAGLNFQGLPSATASNVGYIIPPPVVESFLKDIEDGKVNGVPEIAVVTQPTENPQLRQRYGLKEQDGGALIINLSGLEKEKELLKVGDVIVAMDGQSIGNDGTVRFSTADRIDSNILIARRQIGDSIPITVIRDGKKVDINYLLTYTLKDSRIIVGHQSNFVPDYEVLGGLVIIEVNEDLIRTWTKYVPPEISIQRYQYRKTPLANDDRMLMVINVLPDEINLGYESMRYSVLSKINDVEVLNLKQMREQLKNIQGDFVTLKFSIIENQLSFSREDLAKRTPIIAERYGIKPQKEEPVLAPVAAQ, from the coding sequence ATGCGTCGCTTAATAATTTTATTGTCAGGATTGATGTTGAGTTGCGCAGCAGTGGCTGCCGATGTGCGTCATTCTGTGGTGCAGATTTTCAATCAGGGTCGCAATGTTGATTTTCAGTATCCATGGCAAAACGGCAATATCGATTCCGGTTCTGGCACTGGCGTCATCATTGCGGGCAATCGTATTTTGACGAATGCGCATGTCGTCGATAGCAGTTTGCAGTTACAAGTGCGTAAAGTAGGTTCTGATAAAAAATACGCCGCAGAAGTGGCTTTTATTTCTGACGAGCGTGATTTGGCATTAGTCACGGTAAAAGATGCAGAGTTTTTTCACGGTACGGAGGCATTGCCTTTAGGTGCATTGCCATTATTAGGCGATGAAGTAACTACCTATGGCTTCCCCGTCGGCGGGACACAATTAGCGATTACACGCGGCGTGGTTTCGCGTATTGATTACGCAATTTACGCACATTCGGGTTACCCTAATTTAGTGTGCCAAATTGATGCTGCAATCAATCCTGGTGCTAGTGGTGGCCCTGCAATTGTGAACGGGCATCTCGCTGGATTGAACTTTCAAGGATTGCCGAGTGCAACAGCATCCAATGTGGGTTACATCATTCCGCCGCCAGTGGTTGAGTCTTTTTTAAAAGATATTGAAGACGGCAAAGTGAATGGCGTGCCAGAAATTGCTGTTGTAACCCAGCCAACAGAAAACCCACAGTTGCGTCAGCGTTATGGTTTGAAAGAGCAAGATGGCGGCGCGTTGATTATCAACTTATCCGGTCTGGAAAAAGAAAAAGAATTATTGAAAGTGGGTGATGTTATTGTAGCGATGGACGGCCAATCTATCGGTAATGACGGCACTGTGCGTTTTTCAACAGCGGATCGTATTGATAGCAATATATTGATTGCTAGACGCCAAATAGGTGACAGTATTCCTATCACAGTGATTCGCGATGGCAAAAAAGTAGATATCAATTATTTGCTGACATACACATTAAAAGATTCGCGCATTATTGTTGGGCATCAGTCAAATTTTGTTCCTGATTATGAAGTGCTGGGAGGTCTAGTCATCATTGAGGTGAATGAGGATTTGATTCGTACATGGACAAAATATGTTCCTCCAGAAATCAGTATTCAGCGTTATCAATACCGTAAAACGCCATTAGCAAATGATGATCGTATGCTGATGGTGATCAATGTATTGCCTGATGAGATTAACCTTGGTTATGAGTCGATGCGGTATAGCGTTCTCAGTAAAATCAATGATGTTGAAGTTTTAAACTTAAAACAAATGCGAGAGCAGTTAAAGAATATACAAGGTGATTTTGTTACATTGAAGTTTTCAATCATTGAAAATCAGCTGTCATTTTCGCGGGAAGATTTGGCTAAAAGGACGCCAA
- the smc gene encoding chromosome segregation protein SMC, which yields MRLKHVKLAGFKSFVDPTTATFPSNLTAVVGPNGCGKSNIIDAVRWVMGESSARNLRGEAMTDVIFNGSNNRKPAGQASVELIFDNSDHTLLGEYAAYSEISIRRLVTRDGQSQYFLNGTKCRRRDITDIFLGTGLGPRSYSIIEQGMISRLIEAKPEELRVFIEEAAGISKYKERRKDTESRMKRTRENLERLTDIREELERQLMHLQRQAAAAEKYGVYKEEERLLKAQLAAFRWQKLDGEVSQRDHLIRELEVQVEALVTAQVSIDTRIEKLRTDFTEQTDRLNQVQASYYASGSEVERIEQTIRFNQERQRSLRDDLSQTDNNLVESQRLLQQDEEKMAMWSEELDELSPELEMGRETELTLSDQLLQAEQAMQQWQHEWDEFNQAANAPRQEVEVQQSRLLHFEKSLARMGERIERLEQEKRSLIQDSEEQEILMLREQLAELDAQTETHQSAMDQAVSVIGALRDENTQRAQALDAARLQFQTLTGKQASLQALQQAAMGSTDDSVNAWLASQQLEKNQRLVERLRVNSGWEIAVETVLGNYLQAVCVDSVDALATQAAAMEKGALVLLDNGTATSSTAGSDWLIKKIDGAEQASALLFGVRCAESLTDALALRKQLGAGESVVTREGIWLGSNWLRVARDTDVHSGVLARKAELEKILAELEQVQDTVDQGDGALQAVRASLAEKEMQLEESRQALASLTRKHGETRAQLSAREARVEQILSRRDALAQEIGEVHEQLAVEKETQAEARAILETAIEKMERDTQRREALLDVRDKNRQTLDDVRQRTQHQRNRTHELAMREQSLRTQSDAMMQSIERLRQQVTALNERRAQLSESLEHNDDPNEELKLQLEEKLQQRLVIEDQLKQARIVLDEVSHDLREAEQNRSVADRNTQGARSRLEQERIAAQEAQIRRKTLDEQLSETEFERETLLSQLPEDINEERWVADLEQISVRIARLGPLNLAAIDEYKAQSERKTYLDTQNDDLQEALQTLENAIRKIDRETRTRFKETFDNINSGFQELFPRVFGGGHAYLEMTGEDLLDTGVSIMARPPGKRNSTIHLLSGGEKAMTAIALVFSIFRLNPAPFCILDEVDAPLDDANVGRYSKMVVEMSEKVQFIFITHNKVTMEAANQLMGVTMHEPGASRLVSVDVNEAVELAAV from the coding sequence ATGCGGCTCAAACATGTCAAGCTGGCTGGATTCAAATCGTTCGTCGATCCGACCACAGCCACCTTCCCCAGCAACCTCACGGCGGTCGTCGGTCCGAACGGTTGCGGCAAATCCAACATCATTGATGCCGTGCGCTGGGTGATGGGCGAGTCTTCTGCGCGTAACTTGCGTGGCGAGGCGATGACGGATGTTATTTTCAACGGCTCAAACAATCGCAAACCGGCAGGGCAAGCCAGCGTTGAACTGATTTTTGATAACTCGGACCACACCTTGTTGGGCGAGTACGCTGCGTACAGCGAGATTTCGATTCGCCGTTTGGTGACGCGCGATGGGCAATCGCAATATTTTTTGAACGGCACCAAATGCCGCCGTCGTGACATCACTGATATTTTTCTTGGCACCGGTTTAGGACCGCGCAGTTATTCCATCATCGAACAGGGGATGATTTCGCGTTTGATCGAAGCCAAGCCTGAAGAATTGCGCGTGTTTATTGAAGAGGCGGCGGGGATTTCCAAATACAAAGAGCGCCGTAAAGATACAGAAAGCCGAATGAAGCGCACGCGCGAAAACTTAGAGCGCTTGACCGATATTCGCGAAGAATTGGAACGCCAGTTGATGCACTTGCAACGCCAAGCGGCGGCGGCAGAAAAATACGGTGTCTATAAAGAAGAAGAGCGTTTGCTGAAAGCGCAGTTGGCAGCTTTCCGTTGGCAGAAGTTGGATGGCGAAGTGAGCCAGCGCGATCATTTGATTCGTGAACTGGAAGTGCAAGTTGAGGCTTTGGTGACGGCGCAGGTGTCGATCGACACGCGTATCGAAAAATTGCGCACCGATTTCACCGAGCAGACCGATCGCCTCAATCAAGTGCAAGCCAGTTATTACGCCAGTGGCTCAGAAGTGGAACGCATCGAACAGACGATTCGTTTCAACCAAGAACGACAGCGCAGCCTGCGCGATGATTTGTCGCAGACGGATAACAACCTCGTCGAGTCGCAGCGCTTATTGCAACAAGATGAAGAAAAAATGGCGATGTGGAGTGAGGAATTGGATGAATTGTCGCCAGAATTGGAAATGGGACGCGAAACCGAGCTGACGCTGTCCGATCAATTACTGCAAGCTGAACAAGCCATGCAGCAGTGGCAGCACGAGTGGGATGAATTCAACCAAGCAGCCAACGCGCCGCGCCAAGAAGTGGAAGTGCAGCAATCGCGTTTACTGCATTTTGAAAAATCACTCGCGCGCATGGGTGAACGCATTGAGCGCTTGGAGCAAGAAAAGCGCAGCTTGATTCAAGATTCGGAAGAGCAAGAAATTTTGATGCTGCGTGAGCAGTTGGCGGAGTTGGATGCGCAGACTGAGACGCATCAATCTGCGATGGATCAAGCCGTTTCTGTGATCGGCGCGTTGCGCGATGAAAATACACAGCGCGCGCAAGCGTTGGATGCGGCGCGTTTGCAATTCCAAACTTTGACGGGCAAACAAGCCTCTTTACAGGCTCTGCAGCAAGCGGCGATGGGTAGTACCGACGACAGCGTCAACGCGTGGTTGGCATCGCAGCAGCTTGAAAAAAATCAGCGATTGGTTGAGCGTTTGCGTGTTAACAGTGGCTGGGAAATCGCTGTTGAAACCGTGTTGGGCAATTATTTGCAGGCTGTGTGTGTCGATAGCGTTGATGCTTTAGCAACACAAGCGGCTGCAATGGAAAAAGGCGCGTTGGTGTTGTTAGATAACGGCACAGCGACTAGCTCAACCGCAGGCAGTGATTGGCTGATCAAGAAAATCGACGGCGCAGAGCAGGCGAGTGCGCTGCTGTTTGGTGTGCGCTGTGCGGAATCTTTGACGGATGCGCTGGCGCTGCGCAAACAGTTGGGCGCGGGTGAGTCCGTTGTCACGCGTGAAGGTATTTGGCTGGGCAGTAATTGGTTGCGCGTGGCGCGCGATACCGATGTGCACAGCGGCGTGTTGGCGCGCAAAGCAGAATTGGAAAAAATTCTCGCCGAGTTAGAGCAAGTACAAGACACGGTTGATCAAGGTGATGGCGCTTTGCAGGCCGTTCGTGCTTCCTTGGCAGAAAAAGAAATGCAGTTGGAAGAAAGTCGCCAAGCTTTGGCTTCTTTGACGCGCAAGCATGGAGAAACGCGCGCGCAGTTATCAGCACGAGAAGCGCGCGTTGAACAAATTTTGTCGCGTCGCGATGCTCTGGCGCAAGAAATTGGTGAAGTGCACGAGCAGTTAGCCGTTGAAAAAGAAACGCAGGCGGAAGCGCGCGCGATTCTTGAAACGGCGATTGAAAAAATGGAGCGCGATACGCAGCGCCGCGAAGCGCTGTTGGATGTACGCGATAAAAATCGTCAAACTTTGGATGATGTGCGTCAGCGTACGCAGCATCAACGCAACCGCACGCATGAATTGGCGATGCGCGAGCAATCTTTGCGCACGCAGTCCGATGCCATGATGCAATCTATCGAACGATTGCGTCAGCAAGTCACCGCTTTGAATGAACGCCGCGCACAACTGAGCGAAAGCTTGGAACACAACGACGATCCGAACGAAGAACTGAAATTACAGTTAGAAGAAAAACTGCAACAGCGATTAGTGATTGAAGATCAATTAAAACAAGCGCGCATTGTGTTGGATGAAGTGTCACACGATTTGCGTGAAGCAGAACAAAATCGCTCGGTGGCAGATCGCAATACGCAGGGCGCTCGTTCGCGTTTGGAGCAAGAGCGTATCGCGGCGCAAGAAGCGCAAATTCGCCGTAAAACACTGGATGAACAGCTCAGTGAAACCGAGTTCGAGCGCGAAACACTGCTGAGTCAGTTGCCAGAAGACATCAACGAAGAGCGCTGGGTGGCTGATTTAGAACAGATCTCGGTGCGCATTGCGCGTTTAGGGCCGCTCAACTTGGCGGCGATTGATGAATACAAAGCGCAATCGGAAAGAAAAACTTATCTCGATACGCAAAACGATGATCTGCAAGAAGCCCTGCAGACTTTGGAAAACGCGATTCGCAAAATTGATCGCGAAACGCGAACACGCTTCAAAGAAACTTTTGACAACATCAACAGTGGTTTCCAAGAGTTGTTCCCGCGCGTGTTTGGCGGAGGTCATGCTTATTTGGAAATGACGGGCGAAGATTTACTCGATACGGGCGTTTCCATCATGGCGCGACCACCGGGTAAACGAAACAGCACCATCCATTTGTTGTCGGGCGGTGAAAAAGCAATGACAGCAATTGCATTGGTTTTCTCCATCTTCCGTTTGAATCCCGCACCGTTCTGTATTTTGGACGAGGTGGATGCGCCTTTGGATGATGCGAATGTGGGGCGTTATTCAAAAATGGTGGTGGAGATGAGCGAGAAAGTGCAGTTCATTTTTATCACGCACAATAAAGTCACGATGGAAGCCGCCAATCAATTGATGGGTGTCACCATGCATGAGCCAGGGGCGTCGCGCTTGGTATCGGTGGATGTGAATGAAGCAGTGGAACTAGCCGCTGTTTAA
- a CDS encoding phosphoglycerate dehydrogenase, which yields MFKVQTFNKIAVKGLNQFTRERYEVASELGHPDALLLRSHKLSAADVGASVCAIARAGAGVNNIPVAEMTERGIVVFNTPGANANAVKELVLAAMLLASRDILGGVRFVREEQQETDDAALSRLLEAEKKRFAGNELAGKTLGVVGLGSIGSLVANMALELDMQVLGYDPAISVDAAWRLSHRVQRAENLQSLMMRSDFITLHLPVLDATRGLINAELLKVVRPEACLLNFAREEIVDNAAVLQALEQGKLGRFITDFPTLALLKHPKVIPMPHIGASTEEAEENCAVMAANQLMDFLENGNIRNSVNFPTVSLERTASYRLAIANRNIPKMLGQVLSVIAETDNNVADMINKSRNDIAYNLIDIAVQPDEATLARIRAIEGIINVRLI from the coding sequence ATGTTTAAGGTTCAGACTTTCAATAAGATTGCCGTCAAAGGCCTCAACCAATTCACCAGAGAGCGCTATGAAGTGGCGAGTGAGCTGGGTCACCCAGACGCGCTCTTGCTGCGCAGCCATAAACTGTCTGCGGCGGATGTCGGGGCGAGCGTCTGCGCCATTGCTCGCGCCGGTGCAGGGGTTAATAACATCCCAGTAGCGGAGATGACGGAGCGCGGCATTGTGGTGTTTAACACGCCAGGCGCCAATGCCAATGCCGTGAAGGAGCTGGTGCTGGCGGCGATGCTGCTGGCTTCCCGTGACATCCTCGGCGGCGTGCGGTTTGTGCGTGAGGAGCAGCAGGAGACGGACGACGCAGCGCTCTCTCGCCTGCTGGAAGCCGAGAAGAAGCGCTTTGCGGGTAACGAGCTGGCGGGCAAGACGCTGGGCGTGGTGGGGCTGGGCTCGATTGGCTCACTGGTCGCCAATATGGCGCTGGAATTGGACATGCAGGTGCTGGGTTACGACCCAGCCATCTCGGTAGATGCAGCATGGCGCCTATCGCACCGCGTACAGCGCGCAGAGAACTTACAAAGCCTGATGATGCGCTCGGACTTCATCACGCTGCATCTACCGGTATTGGACGCTACACGCGGCTTAATCAATGCCGAGCTACTGAAGGTGGTGCGCCCCGAAGCCTGTCTGCTCAACTTCGCGCGCGAGGAGATCGTCGATAACGCCGCCGTGCTGCAAGCTCTGGAGCAGGGGAAACTCGGTCGCTTTATTACCGATTTCCCGACGCTGGCCTTGCTCAAGCACCCCAAAGTCATTCCTATGCCGCACATCGGCGCCAGCACCGAGGAGGCTGAGGAAAACTGTGCGGTGATGGCCGCCAATCAGCTGATGGATTTTCTGGAGAACGGCAACATCCGCAATTCGGTCAATTTCCCGACCGTGTCGCTGGAGCGCACTGCGAGCTATCGCTTGGCGATCGCTAATCGCAACATCCCCAAAATGCTGGGGCAGGTGCTCTCAGTGATTGCGGAGACCGACAACAATGTCGCGGACATGATCAACAAGAGCCGCAACGACATCGCCTACAACTTGATCGACATTGCTGTGCAACCCGATGAGGCGACTTTGGCGCGCATTCGCGCCATCGAAGGCATCATCAATGTGCGTTTGATTTAA
- a CDS encoding CreA family protein, translating to MKSRIALLFLLVCTSFGAVAEEIGHVDTVFKWIGPDHKIVVEAFDDPLVRGISCYVSRAKTGGIKGAFGLAEDPSNFSVTCQQVGDISFVSPLPNKQSVFKEGASLVFKHVQVVRMVDEKRNTLVYLTYSDRVIEGSPENSITAFAIRGQKIPLK from the coding sequence ATGAAATCACGCATCGCTTTACTGTTCCTGCTGGTCTGCACTTCGTTTGGTGCCGTCGCAGAAGAAATTGGTCATGTGGATACCGTATTCAAATGGATAGGACCCGATCACAAAATTGTGGTTGAAGCATTTGATGACCCGTTGGTGCGCGGTATTTCTTGTTATGTGTCGCGTGCAAAAACGGGTGGTATTAAAGGTGCGTTTGGTTTGGCAGAAGACCCATCGAATTTTTCTGTCACTTGCCAGCAAGTGGGAGATATCAGTTTTGTCTCGCCGTTGCCCAACAAGCAGTCGGTTTTTAAGGAAGGCGCATCTTTGGTGTTCAAACATGTGCAAGTGGTGCGCATGGTGGATGAGAAACGCAACACGCTGGTGTATCTCACTTACTCCGATCGCGTGATCGAAGGCAGCCCAGAAAATTCCATCACCGCATTTGCGATTCGCGGTCAAAAAATTCCGTTGAAATAA
- the rnr gene encoding ribonuclease R, with translation MKKTKKPSSKPSPRQRTVSTDPHFRREAKKYDNPIPSREFILSLLENSKGPMDHAALCIALKLRDEEQVEALRRRLGAMCRDGQLLQNRRNGFVPAKKADLIKGLVLAHRDGFGFLRPEDGGKDMFLSAREMQKVFDGDTVLASPCSIDKRGRVEVAIVEILQRAHHQLAGKLTEENGLLFVKPDSARIAMQIIIPPQHRNGAKNGQMVVVEIENYPDHHHMATGRITEILGDHLDPGMEIRIAVHNHGIPWQWPDDVEQAADALADVVLAKDKKHRVDLRHLPLVTIDGEDARDFDDAVFCEKRKGGGWTLYVAIADVSHYVLPSSPLDREAIHRATSVYFPGSVVPMLPEKLSNGLCSLNPHVDRLCMVCEMNISASGRTSSYRFYEGLMNSQARFTYTTVAQIIDEKDKSHSAIREQHAALVPHLDQLYLLYKALRGARDIRGAIDFETQETRILFSDDKKIDSIIPVVRNEAHKLIEECMLAANTCAASFLDKQKVPALFRVHEGPSEEKLKGLRAFLSGLGLSLGGGDKPKPADYQALLGAVAERNDAHLIQTMLLRSMSQAVYQPDNVGHFGLGYDSYTHFTSPIRRYPDLLVHRAIRYLIRNRRELKTVHCVETAPALPQKKIYPYDDAAMDALGMQCSAYERRADEASRDVVAWLKCEYLLEHVGDSFEGVINAVTSFGLFVELKDIYIEGLVHVTMLKRDYYRYDADNQRLVGERSGEIYRLGDSVNVRVVRVNLDDRKIDLELLDIISSTAKKRKKGSKKV, from the coding sequence ATGAAAAAAACCAAGAAACCATCGAGTAAGCCTTCGCCTCGCCAACGCACGGTTAGCACCGATCCGCACTTTCGACGCGAAGCAAAAAAATACGACAACCCCATCCCCAGTCGCGAGTTTATTCTTTCTTTATTAGAGAACAGCAAAGGGCCGATGGATCACGCGGCGCTGTGCATTGCGTTGAAGCTACGCGATGAAGAACAAGTTGAAGCACTGCGCCGTCGATTGGGTGCCATGTGTCGCGATGGGCAACTGCTACAAAACCGCCGCAATGGTTTTGTGCCTGCCAAAAAAGCAGATCTCATTAAAGGATTGGTTTTAGCGCACCGCGACGGTTTTGGTTTTTTGCGCCCTGAAGACGGCGGCAAAGACATGTTTCTCAGCGCGCGCGAAATGCAAAAAGTATTTGATGGCGACACCGTGTTGGCCAGCCCGTGTAGCATCGACAAACGCGGTCGTGTTGAAGTGGCAATAGTCGAAATTTTACAACGCGCACATCATCAATTAGCGGGAAAATTAACCGAAGAAAATGGGCTGTTGTTTGTGAAGCCCGACAGCGCTCGCATCGCTATGCAAATTATCATTCCGCCACAACATCGCAACGGTGCAAAAAACGGGCAGATGGTGGTGGTCGAAATTGAAAACTACCCTGACCATCATCACATGGCGACGGGGCGCATTACGGAAATTTTGGGCGATCATCTCGACCCCGGCATGGAAATTCGTATCGCCGTACACAACCACGGTATTCCTTGGCAGTGGCCAGACGATGTAGAACAAGCCGCCGATGCGTTAGCGGATGTTGTATTAGCCAAAGACAAAAAGCATCGTGTGGATTTACGCCATTTGCCGCTCGTTACCATCGACGGCGAAGACGCGCGCGATTTTGATGACGCAGTTTTCTGCGAAAAACGCAAAGGTGGCGGCTGGACGCTGTATGTCGCCATCGCCGATGTCTCGCACTATGTTTTACCCAGCAGCCCGCTCGATCGCGAAGCCATCCATCGCGCTACTTCTGTGTATTTTCCAGGCTCGGTTGTACCGATGCTGCCGGAAAAATTATCCAACGGTTTGTGTTCGCTGAACCCGCATGTTGATCGCCTGTGCATGGTGTGTGAAATGAACATCAGCGCCAGCGGCCGTACCAGCAGCTACCGTTTTTACGAAGGCCTGATGAACTCGCAAGCGCGATTCACTTACACCACGGTTGCTCAAATCATCGACGAAAAAGATAAAAGTCACAGCGCGATACGCGAACAACACGCGGCGCTAGTACCTCACCTTGATCAACTCTATCTTCTTTATAAAGCTTTGCGTGGCGCGCGTGACATTCGCGGTGCGATTGATTTTGAAACACAAGAAACCCGTATTCTTTTTAGCGATGATAAAAAAATCGACAGCATCATCCCTGTTGTGCGCAACGAAGCACACAAGTTAATTGAAGAATGTATGCTGGCAGCAAACACTTGCGCGGCATCATTTTTAGACAAACAAAAAGTCCCTGCACTGTTCCGCGTGCACGAAGGGCCTAGCGAAGAAAAGCTCAAAGGTCTGCGCGCTTTTCTCAGTGGTTTAGGGCTTTCACTCGGTGGTGGCGACAAACCCAAGCCCGCTGATTACCAAGCACTGCTCGGCGCAGTGGCTGAGCGCAACGACGCGCATTTGATTCAAACCATGCTGCTGCGCTCCATGAGCCAAGCGGTGTATCAGCCGGATAATGTTGGGCATTTTGGCTTGGGTTACGACAGCTACACACACTTCACTTCCCCGATTCGTCGCTACCCTGATTTATTGGTGCATCGCGCGATTCGTTATCTCATTCGCAACCGCCGCGAATTAAAAACCGTGCATTGCGTAGAAACTGCGCCCGCGCTGCCACAGAAAAAAATCTATCCGTACGACGATGCCGCTATGGATGCACTCGGCATGCAATGTTCTGCTTATGAACGGCGTGCCGATGAAGCATCGCGTGATGTCGTGGCTTGGCTCAAATGTGAATATCTGCTTGAGCATGTGGGCGATAGTTTTGAAGGTGTTATCAATGCTGTCACTAGCTTTGGCTTATTCGTCGAGCTGAAAGATATTTATATCGAAGGTCTTGTGCATGTCACCATGCTCAAACGCGATTACTACCGCTACGATGCCGACAACCAACGCTTAGTTGGCGAACGCAGTGGCGAAATTTATCGTTTGGGTGATAGCGTCAATGTGCGCGTAGTACGCGTCAATTTAGACGACAGAAAAATCGACCTCGAATTGCTGGACATCATTAGCAGCACCGCAAAAAAACGCAAAAAAGGCAGCAAGAAAGTATGA
- the rlmB gene encoding 23S rRNA (guanosine(2251)-2'-O)-methyltransferase RlmB has protein sequence MSQHEWIHGIHSVAAVLKSQPQRLLRIYVQQGRQDDRIQKLIDAAQRNAIEIIRESRKELDKRADGNHQGIIAECQPGEQYDEDFLPTLIAQHGKQLLLLVLDGVTDPHNLGACIRTAEAAGVHAVIVPRDNSAGMNSTVRKVAAGAADLLPLVVVTNLARTLKQLQQDGLWIIGAAGEATASLYKTKLSLPLAFVMGAEGNGMRRLTKEHCDELIAIPMQGETSSLNVSVATGVCLFEVLRQNKK, from the coding sequence ATGAGTCAGCATGAGTGGATACACGGCATACACAGCGTCGCTGCCGTTCTAAAATCGCAGCCACAGCGTTTGCTGCGCATCTATGTGCAACAAGGTCGGCAAGATGATCGCATTCAAAAGCTGATCGATGCGGCACAGCGCAACGCCATCGAAATTATTCGTGAGTCGCGTAAAGAGTTGGATAAACGCGCTGACGGCAATCATCAAGGCATCATTGCTGAATGCCAGCCAGGGGAGCAGTACGACGAAGATTTTTTGCCGACACTCATCGCACAACACGGCAAACAATTATTGCTGCTGGTGTTGGATGGCGTCACCGACCCCCACAACCTCGGTGCCTGCATTCGTACCGCCGAAGCCGCTGGCGTGCATGCGGTGATTGTGCCGCGCGATAACTCTGCCGGTATGAACAGCACCGTGCGTAAGGTTGCCGCAGGAGCCGCTGATTTGCTGCCACTCGTTGTTGTTACTAACTTGGCGAGAACACTCAAACAACTACAGCAAGACGGGCTGTGGATTATCGGTGCAGCAGGCGAGGCCACTGCATCACTTTATAAAACCAAGCTATCGCTACCACTTGCTTTTGTGATGGGTGCAGAAGGCAACGGTATGCGTCGTTTAACCAAAGAACACTGCGACGAATTGATCGCTATTCCTATGCAAGGCGAAACCAGCAGCTTGAATGTTTCTGTGGCAACTGGCGTGTGTTTGTTTGAAGTGCTGCGACAGAATAAAAAATAA
- a CDS encoding lytic transglycosylase domain-containing protein, which produces MQTINTTQNIAISQPKSQPKRVLFRSVIALTTLLAAPLADANYYVYRGPNGEKLVTNVPRYDYAYKLIGQDKNVEGVSKFMGRKGRTAADWPMWASSSSYKRKWVNSSLYDDYIRTSAAKYGVEAALVKAVIQVESNFDPEAVSHAGARGLMQLMPSTAGQYSLGMQQIYNPQRNIDAGVRHLAYLKTLFPGNLPFVVAAYNAGENNVVKYNGIPPFPETQDYVKKIAHSHNIFKRTFF; this is translated from the coding sequence ATGCAAACAATAAATACAACTCAGAATATTGCTATTTCACAACCAAAATCACAGCCCAAGCGCGTGTTGTTTCGCTCCGTAATTGCGCTAACGACTTTGTTAGCCGCGCCGTTGGCTGATGCCAATTACTATGTGTATCGCGGGCCTAATGGCGAAAAATTGGTGACGAATGTTCCTCGTTACGATTACGCCTACAAGCTGATTGGTCAGGATAAAAATGTAGAAGGCGTCAGTAAATTTATGGGGCGCAAAGGGCGCACGGCCGCTGATTGGCCTATGTGGGCGAGTAGCTCCAGCTATAAAAGAAAATGGGTAAATTCATCGCTGTACGATGATTACATTCGTACTTCGGCAGCAAAATACGGTGTTGAAGCCGCGTTAGTCAAAGCCGTTATACAAGTGGAATCTAATTTCGATCCTGAAGCGGTGTCGCACGCAGGCGCTCGTGGCTTGATGCAGTTAATGCCAAGCACAGCAGGGCAGTACTCTTTAGGTATGCAGCAAATTTATAATCCGCAGCGAAATATTGATGCAGGCGTGCGCCACTTGGCTTATCTCAAAACACTGTTTCCAGGCAACTTACCGTTTGTTGTTGCTGCCTATAACGCAGGCGAAAACAATGTGGTGAAGTACAACGGTATCCCGCCATTCCCTGAAACGCAGGACTATGTGAAAAAAATTGCGCATTCGCACAATATTTTTAAGCGCACCTTCTTCTAA